One Tumebacillus sp. BK434 genomic window carries:
- a CDS encoding M42 family metallopeptidase has product MLLKRLTEAMGPSGYEHEIRQVIYEEIKDYADRIYTDAMGNLFAEVDGTRPGPKVMLCAHMDEVSLFITQVEENGLIKFRHIGGIDDRVLLSKPVQIGDNKIYGVIGSKPPHHQKPNERKKPVGLEQLRIDIGATSREEALKYVKPGDVAVFATKYEEIGHRCAKSKSFDDRVGCAVMVETIKKKFDIPVVYAFTVQEEIGLRGAGPAAYRIDPDVALVLEGTLASDVPDTVEHGQATISGAGPALSVMDGSSVHNRKFLHEMIEVADDAGIPYQIRKTVAGGNDAGRIHLTKEGILAGVISVPTRYIHAPSQLISLDDYEQTIELVEKFLRRVEQGGFQA; this is encoded by the coding sequence TTGCTACTTAAAAGACTGACCGAAGCGATGGGCCCGTCCGGGTACGAACATGAAATTCGGCAAGTGATCTACGAAGAGATCAAAGACTATGCCGACCGCATCTACACTGACGCGATGGGCAACCTGTTTGCGGAAGTGGACGGCACCCGTCCGGGTCCGAAAGTGATGCTCTGCGCGCACATGGACGAAGTGAGCCTGTTCATCACGCAGGTTGAAGAGAACGGCCTGATCAAGTTCCGCCACATCGGCGGGATCGATGACCGCGTGCTGCTCTCCAAGCCGGTGCAGATCGGCGACAACAAGATCTACGGCGTGATCGGCTCCAAGCCGCCGCATCACCAGAAGCCAAACGAGCGCAAGAAGCCGGTCGGCCTCGAACAGCTGCGCATCGACATCGGCGCGACCTCCCGCGAGGAAGCGCTGAAGTACGTGAAGCCGGGCGATGTGGCCGTCTTCGCGACGAAATACGAAGAGATCGGCCACCGCTGCGCCAAGTCGAAGTCGTTCGACGACCGCGTCGGCTGCGCGGTGATGGTCGAGACGATCAAGAAGAAATTTGACATCCCGGTCGTCTATGCGTTTACCGTGCAGGAAGAGATCGGTCTGCGCGGCGCCGGCCCGGCAGCGTACCGCATCGACCCGGACGTGGCGCTGGTGCTGGAAGGCACCTTGGCGTCCGACGTGCCGGATACGGTGGAACACGGGCAGGCGACGATCTCTGGCGCCGGTCCGGCTTTGTCGGTGATGGACGGCTCCTCCGTGCACAACCGCAAGTTCCTGCACGAGATGATCGAAGTGGCAGATGATGCGGGCATTCCGTACCAGATCCGCAAGACGGTCGCAGGCGGCAACGATGCCGGACGGATTCACCTGACCAAGGAAGGGATTCTGGCAGGAGTCATCTCCGTGCCGACCCGTTACATCCATGCTCCGTCGCAGCTGATCTCGCTGGACGACTACGAGCAGACGATCGAGCTGGTGGAAAAGTTTCTCCGCCGCGTGGAGCAAGGGGGTTTTCAAGCATGA